In a single window of the Thermofilum uzonense genome:
- a CDS encoding ABC transporter ATP-binding protein: MSHATMHKLLSLIDLKVYFPVKRTIGEVLSGRRRFLKAVDGVSFEIGKGEILALVGESGSGKTTVARTVVGLVKPTSGKVLYEGKDIFSLNGEELRRYRRRVQMVFQDPAVSLNPRLRVGVQVKYPLDVNNIGTPEERKERAFKALEAVGLTPPEEFYRRYPHQLSGGQRQRVAIARALVLEPELLIADEPISNIDVSARAQVLTLLKELRGRMGLSMLYITHDLSSAWAIADRVAVMYLGKIVEYGTVEQVFSEPLHPYTRALLGSVPSITPQQMLAVRVALKGEVPNALDLPPGCRLNPRCPFASEACRVSEPLLVDVGGGHLVACHLYSKG, translated from the coding sequence TTGTCGCATGCCACTATGCATAAACTCTTGTCCTTGATAGACCTGAAGGTATACTTCCCTGTCAAGAGAACTATAGGGGAGGTGCTCAGCGGGAGGAGAAGGTTTTTGAAGGCCGTCGACGGCGTAAGCTTCGAGATAGGAAAGGGCGAGATACTAGCACTGGTTGGCGAGAGCGGCTCTGGCAAGACAACCGTTGCTAGGACGGTCGTAGGGCTTGTAAAACCGACCAGCGGAAAGGTCCTCTACGAGGGGAAAGACATATTTAGCCTCAACGGCGAGGAGCTCCGGAGGTATCGACGCAGAGTCCAAATGGTCTTCCAGGACCCTGCTGTGAGCCTTAACCCCCGGCTACGAGTAGGGGTCCAGGTCAAATACCCGTTGGATGTAAACAACATCGGAACGCCAGAGGAGCGCAAGGAGAGAGCCTTTAAGGCACTCGAAGCTGTCGGTCTAACTCCTCCAGAGGAGTTCTACCGGAGGTATCCACACCAGCTTAGCGGCGGGCAGAGACAACGCGTAGCGATAGCAAGGGCCCTCGTCCTCGAGCCAGAACTCCTGATAGCAGATGAGCCCATATCTAACATAGATGTCTCCGCGAGAGCCCAGGTCTTAACACTGTTGAAAGAGCTCCGCGGGAGAATGGGATTGAGTATGCTCTACATAACCCACGACCTCTCATCAGCATGGGCTATAGCCGACAGGGTCGCCGTGATGTATCTGGGAAAGATCGTGGAGTACGGCACAGTTGAACAAGTCTTCAGCGAGCCCCTCCACCCATACACTAGGGCCCTGTTAGGCTCAGTCCCAAGCATAACGCCACAACAAATGCTCGCTGTGAGGGTCGCCTTGAAGGGGGAAGTGCCGAACGCTTTGGATCTGCCCCCTGGATGCAGGCTAAATCCGAGATGCCCGTTTGCATCAGAAGCTTGCAGGGTAAGTGAGCCACTACTAGTCGATGTCGGTGGCGGACACCTAGTGGCATGCCACCTTTACTCGAAGGGATAG
- a CDS encoding ABC transporter ATP-binding protein → MSLLEVRDLKVSYTTRRGRIEALSGVSLALGEGEVVGVVGESGSGKSTLGQAILRLLPRYAHIEGGEVLFQGRNLLELEEDEMREIRGREIAMVFQDPYSSLNPVMRIIDHFSELYEEHGAGYTREEAAKLAGDILEKMGVPREKLLEYPHQMSGGQRQRVAIALGLALNPRLLIADEITTALDALVEAQIVDLLKEVRHTFKTSILFITHNMGLVAQLADKVTVMYAGKIVEFGNTRDVISSPLHPYTKALLASVPRIGGSKELQPIPGDPPDMRSPPPGCRFHPRCPLATEKCRSEEPPLKLKGDRLVACHYA, encoded by the coding sequence ATGAGTCTCCTGGAGGTCAGGGATCTAAAGGTCAGCTATACTACAAGGCGGGGGAGAATAGAGGCCTTGAGTGGGGTCTCACTCGCGCTTGGGGAAGGAGAAGTCGTGGGGGTTGTTGGCGAGAGCGGCTCCGGTAAGAGCACCCTGGGACAGGCCATATTGCGTCTACTCCCCAGGTACGCTCACATTGAGGGCGGTGAAGTCCTGTTTCAGGGCAGGAACCTCCTCGAGCTGGAGGAGGACGAGATGCGCGAGATAAGGGGGAGGGAGATAGCGATGGTCTTCCAGGACCCCTATTCCTCCCTGAACCCCGTGATGCGTATAATAGACCACTTCAGCGAGCTCTACGAGGAGCATGGCGCCGGCTACACGCGCGAGGAAGCTGCTAAGTTGGCTGGAGATATCCTTGAAAAGATGGGCGTGCCCCGCGAAAAGCTTCTAGAGTACCCGCACCAGATGAGTGGGGGGCAGAGGCAAAGGGTAGCTATAGCGCTAGGCTTGGCTTTGAACCCGAGGCTCCTTATAGCCGACGAGATCACCACTGCTCTAGACGCTCTAGTAGAGGCACAGATCGTTGACCTACTAAAAGAGGTCCGGCACACATTCAAGACATCTATCCTCTTCATCACACACAACATGGGCCTCGTCGCCCAGCTGGCCGACAAGGTTACAGTGATGTATGCAGGCAAGATAGTCGAGTTCGGGAACACGAGAGACGTGATCAGCAGCCCCCTTCACCCCTACACGAAGGCCCTCCTAGCGTCTGTGCCTAGGATTGGAGGCTCCAAGGAACTTCAACCCATACCCGGAGACCCACCGGATATGAGGAGCCCTCCCCCGGGATGCAGGTTCCATCCGAGATGCCCCCTTGCCACTGAGAAGTGCAGGTCAGAAGAGCCTCCTTTAAAGTTGAAGGGTGATAGACTTGTCGCATGCCACTATGCATAA
- a CDS encoding ABC transporter permease, whose amino-acid sequence MRRPKTFGEWSLLTGGVLTGIVVVLAVFGQYLAQGNVTSSYIYVDSRPVEVPPLLPPLSQVKVGEETRVFYLGTDQLGRDVLGRLLAGARFVLAVALLSTLISGIVGTLLGLISGYTGGLLDRALSVTMDSLYSLPGLIIAIALAALLGTGLWNISMAIAVAYIPSYFRMVRGNVLSLKNMPFVEAARISGAGPLSITVRQILPNTFPSIASLLPITFADAIITEAGLSFLGLGIEPPTPDWGFDLNKGRQFFLAGYWWIGVFPGLAIVVSVLGFLLLGEGLNEILNPKRWDI is encoded by the coding sequence ATGAGAAGGCCCAAGACATTCGGCGAGTGGTCTTTACTCACAGGAGGGGTTTTGACGGGCATCGTGGTTGTTCTCGCTGTGTTCGGGCAATACCTGGCTCAGGGGAACGTTACCTCCAGCTACATATACGTGGACAGCCGGCCTGTTGAGGTGCCTCCACTGCTGCCACCCCTCTCACAGGTCAAAGTAGGCGAGGAGACACGGGTATTCTATCTGGGAACAGACCAGCTTGGACGGGACGTTCTCGGGAGGCTTCTAGCCGGGGCGAGGTTCGTGCTTGCAGTCGCGCTTCTGAGCACGCTTATCTCAGGGATTGTCGGAACCCTGCTAGGATTGATATCGGGCTATACGGGAGGGCTGCTCGACAGGGCTCTATCAGTCACAATGGACAGCCTGTACTCGCTCCCGGGACTTATAATCGCAATAGCTTTAGCCGCTCTTCTCGGGACCGGCCTGTGGAACATCTCCATGGCGATAGCCGTAGCCTATATACCATCGTATTTCCGCATGGTCAGGGGCAATGTTCTATCATTGAAGAACATGCCGTTCGTCGAGGCCGCCAGGATTTCCGGTGCAGGACCCCTCAGCATCACTGTGAGACAAATACTGCCTAACACCTTCCCATCTATAGCCTCCCTGCTACCCATAACCTTCGCCGACGCAATAATAACGGAGGCAGGCCTCTCCTTCCTAGGCCTAGGCATCGAGCCACCCACTCCCGACTGGGGATTCGACCTGAACAAGGGTAGACAGTTTTTCCTAGCAGGCTACTGGTGGATAGGAGTGTTCCCAGGCCTCGCCATAGTTGTGAGCGTTCTCGGATTCCTCTTGCTTGGAGAAGGGCTTAACGAGATTCTCAACCCGAAGAGGTGGGATATATGA
- a CDS encoding ABC transporter permease, with product MGLKEYVFSRILLTPVMLFILLTFVFLLLRVLPGDPITMLEGKNIPEDVLARRRAELGLDKPIYVQYIDYLYSVFVKLDLGETALERVPVAYLIAVRLPATIELAVSSTIIAALIGLSMGLLSARYQYGRLPYAVRVYSSVVYSIPVFYIGLLLQAFLAKPLGMPTTGRLSPINMVLADSLPVRTGFIFLDSLLSGRLDILSDYLIHLLLPSLTLGIYLSGVFSRVTYLSVEDAMSQEYTQAARGRGLREWTIVKRYGLRNALIPILTMAGLQVAALLGGAVLTETTFNWEGIGLLVYEGILKRDYAIVQGAVTIYAVLVSLTSLIVDVLYAYVDPRVRY from the coding sequence ATGGGTCTAAAAGAGTACGTTTTTTCCCGTATTCTACTCACACCTGTAATGCTATTCATACTCTTGACCTTCGTCTTCCTACTCCTAAGGGTCTTGCCGGGCGACCCTATAACGATGCTGGAGGGCAAGAACATACCCGAGGACGTTCTAGCAAGGCGTAGGGCCGAGCTAGGACTAGACAAGCCGATATACGTCCAGTACATAGACTACCTTTACTCCGTCTTCGTGAAGCTCGACCTGGGCGAGACTGCGCTAGAGAGAGTGCCGGTGGCCTACCTTATAGCTGTCAGGCTTCCAGCCACGATCGAGTTAGCAGTATCATCAACGATTATCGCGGCGTTGATAGGCCTATCAATGGGTCTACTCTCGGCGAGGTACCAGTACGGGAGGCTGCCCTACGCTGTTAGGGTCTACTCCTCCGTCGTCTACTCCATACCTGTTTTCTATATCGGGCTCCTGCTTCAAGCCTTCCTCGCAAAACCCCTGGGTATGCCTACAACGGGGAGGCTAAGCCCCATAAACATGGTTCTAGCAGACTCGCTACCCGTTAGGACAGGCTTTATTTTCCTCGACTCGCTTCTATCGGGCAGGCTCGACATACTATCCGACTACCTGATACATCTGCTCCTCCCCTCGCTCACGCTGGGAATATACCTTTCCGGGGTATTCTCACGGGTAACCTATCTCTCCGTGGAGGACGCCATGTCGCAAGAATATACCCAGGCAGCGCGTGGAAGGGGGCTGCGTGAGTGGACCATCGTTAAAAGGTACGGCTTGAGGAACGCGCTCATACCGATACTGACCATGGCTGGACTGCAGGTTGCGGCACTCCTAGGTGGTGCTGTGCTGACCGAGACCACCTTCAACTGGGAGGGCATCGGCCTACTAGTCTACGAGGGAATTCTCAAGCGGGACTACGCCATAGTTCAGGGCGCGGTCACGATATACGCTGTACTAGTATCCCTGACAAGCCTCATCGTGGACGTTTTGTATGCATATGTAGACCCGAGGGTGAGGTACTGA
- a CDS encoding ABC transporter substrate-binding protein, which yields MCKLRLSSAMAKPGSKKTTLAVAVALIAVVAVIAAYFLLAPKAPRVKNVIVIGTTDNVQTTLDPCEAYDYLGVNIIQNMGEGLFAYEPGTAKLVNKLAVSYTVSPDRKVWDIKIRTDAKFQDGTPLTAQAVVWSWERTIKLNQDPAFLIGDLIEKAEAISSDTVRVYLKQPFEETYVKSLLATWVAFPVNPKTTPMDVVKPPNTVDMIGPYKLASWKPGEYIELVANPNYYGEKPKTERVIIRFYKDAQSLRLAVENGEVDVAFRTLSPADVKDIMAKGALQVVSGPGIAPIRYMVINVNKEPFNDKRVRQAIAYLIDRNQIVNTVYMGTFAQPLYSMVPIGFLGHKDSFKERYGDKPNVQAARQLLVQAGFSESNPLKMELWYTPVRYTPAEPDIAAIIKQNLEVSGMIKVDLKSADWATYRSLFKQEKIAVWLLGWFPDFLDSDNYVRPFYHSGANGWLHVNYKNPTIDKLIDEQVLQPTEQRIKTLAQIQDIAAEDAPIIPLWQEGQFAVAQKNVKGIVLDYSQIFRYWLIYAEVSG from the coding sequence ATGTGTAAATTAAGGCTGTCGAGTGCTATGGCTAAACCCGGCTCTAAAAAGACAACACTAGCAGTGGCTGTAGCGCTTATAGCTGTGGTAGCTGTTATAGCGGCCTACTTCCTCCTTGCCCCGAAAGCTCCGAGAGTTAAGAACGTCATAGTTATTGGCACCACCGACAATGTTCAAACGACTCTCGACCCTTGCGAGGCATACGACTACCTCGGGGTTAACATAATACAGAACATGGGCGAGGGGCTCTTCGCATATGAGCCTGGAACTGCAAAGCTGGTAAACAAGCTCGCCGTCAGCTACACAGTTAGCCCTGACAGGAAGGTATGGGACATAAAGATACGCACCGATGCCAAGTTCCAGGACGGGACACCCTTAACGGCCCAGGCTGTCGTGTGGTCCTGGGAGAGGACGATAAAGCTCAACCAGGACCCCGCCTTTCTAATCGGCGACTTGATCGAGAAGGCGGAGGCTATCTCCAGCGACACTGTGCGCGTATACCTTAAGCAGCCCTTCGAGGAAACATACGTTAAGTCGCTCCTCGCAACGTGGGTTGCTTTCCCCGTGAACCCGAAGACTACCCCGATGGATGTCGTGAAGCCGCCAAATACCGTAGACATGATAGGCCCCTACAAGCTCGCCAGCTGGAAGCCGGGGGAGTATATCGAGCTCGTCGCCAACCCCAACTACTACGGTGAGAAGCCTAAGACCGAGCGCGTGATTATAAGGTTCTACAAGGATGCCCAGTCTCTCAGGCTGGCTGTCGAGAACGGGGAGGTGGACGTGGCCTTCAGGACGCTCTCCCCAGCGGACGTCAAGGACATAATGGCTAAGGGTGCGCTACAGGTGGTTAGCGGGCCTGGAATAGCCCCGATCCGCTACATGGTGATAAACGTCAACAAGGAGCCGTTCAACGATAAGAGGGTTCGGCAGGCTATAGCCTACCTGATAGACAGGAACCAGATCGTGAACACCGTCTATATGGGGACCTTCGCGCAGCCCCTTTACAGTATGGTCCCGATAGGCTTCTTGGGCCACAAGGATAGCTTCAAGGAAAGGTACGGTGACAAGCCTAACGTCCAGGCGGCGAGACAACTCCTAGTGCAGGCCGGCTTCAGCGAGTCCAACCCATTAAAGATGGAGCTCTGGTACACCCCGGTCAGGTACACGCCCGCCGAGCCAGACATAGCGGCCATCATAAAGCAGAACCTAGAGGTGAGCGGCATGATCAAGGTGGACCTTAAGAGCGCCGACTGGGCCACCTATAGGTCGCTCTTCAAGCAGGAGAAGATAGCGGTCTGGCTTCTCGGCTGGTTCCCAGACTTCCTCGACTCCGACAACTATGTCAGGCCCTTCTACCACTCAGGGGCTAACGGTTGGCTACACGTGAACTACAAGAACCCCACGATTGACAAGCTGATCGACGAGCAGGTGCTCCAGCCCACGGAGCAGAGGATTAAGACGCTAGCCCAGATACAGGACATAGCCGCTGAAGATGCACCGATAATACCCTTGTGGCAGGAGGGGCAGTTCGCGGTTGCACAGAAGAACGTGAAGGGGATAGTCCTCGACTACTCGCAGATATTCAGGTACTGGCTGATCTACGCTGAGGTAAGCGGCTGA
- the pcp gene encoding pyroglutamyl-peptidase I, with the protein MSRPPIEALVKIIVSGFEPFGGDKTNSSWEAVKLLPDSLEGAEVVKVQLPVSFRKVKDLIPLILEEHKPTLLLLTGQASGISSLHVERVAINVMDARIADNDNYKPEDEPIYPGAPAAYFATIPVKRAVESIRAAGVPAAVSNSAGTFVCNAAMYTALHYVESVKMGTLVGFVHVPASPLQALQGNIPSMAPGLAARGIEACIKACIQYQRTITGDL; encoded by the coding sequence ATGTCTAGACCCCCTATAGAAGCCCTTGTGAAAATAATAGTTTCAGGCTTCGAGCCCTTCGGCGGGGACAAAACAAACTCTTCATGGGAAGCCGTGAAGCTCTTACCCGACTCTCTAGAAGGAGCCGAGGTTGTTAAAGTACAGCTACCCGTTAGCTTCAGAAAGGTAAAGGATTTGATACCACTCATCCTCGAGGAACACAAGCCCACACTTCTCCTTCTAACTGGTCAGGCCAGTGGAATCAGCTCTCTACACGTCGAGCGCGTGGCTATAAACGTGATGGACGCCAGGATAGCGGACAACGATAACTACAAGCCAGAGGACGAGCCCATCTACCCGGGGGCGCCTGCAGCCTACTTCGCCACGATACCAGTCAAAAGGGCTGTTGAGAGCATTAGGGCCGCCGGCGTCCCTGCAGCTGTCTCAAACAGCGCTGGAACCTTTGTATGCAACGCCGCGATGTACACGGCTCTACACTACGTTGAATCAGTCAAGATGGGTACACTAGTAGGCTTCGTGCATGTCCCTGCTAGTCCTCTGCAAGCCCTACAGGGTAATATCCCCTCAATGGCTCCGGGTCTCGCAGCTAGAGGCATAGAAGCCTGTATAAAAGCCTGTATTCAATACCAGCGAACCATTACCGGGGACCTGTAA
- a CDS encoding cation diffusion facilitator family transporter gives MENEGKLGRIFLAAMLGNAAVSLVKILGGLLSGSTALLADGSDSILNVASSGIAYHYYKRSRKPPDEKHPYGHVRFEVYGSILILLLMAATFSFVGFMAVDRLAHGEPELVDKIGIAFAVVSILLNALVSSLLRVHGRGSQIALAESRHVSLDVAEGVTTLAGVTLGSLFSAYYDLAATIIILGMVSYFIYETLQDLRSQIIDTSPPSEVLDAIREEAMRIHGVKGVHALRARVVGERIYADLHLEVDPHLSVEEAHRLCDELEKSIERRFEGRVDLTIHVEPAPSHG, from the coding sequence TTGGAAAATGAAGGCAAACTAGGACGGATTTTTCTCGCCGCCATGCTCGGGAACGCAGCGGTAAGCCTGGTCAAGATACTGGGTGGTCTCCTTTCGGGCAGCACGGCGCTGCTAGCGGATGGCAGTGACTCTATCCTTAACGTTGCCAGCTCTGGTATTGCTTACCATTATTACAAGCGGAGCCGGAAGCCGCCTGACGAGAAACACCCTTATGGTCATGTGAGGTTCGAGGTCTATGGCTCGATTCTAATCCTTCTACTCATGGCCGCAACCTTCAGCTTCGTCGGCTTTATGGCTGTTGACAGGCTTGCGCATGGTGAGCCGGAGCTCGTTGATAAGATAGGGATAGCTTTCGCAGTGGTATCTATCCTGCTAAACGCCTTGGTCTCGTCCCTGCTTCGCGTCCACGGCAGGGGAAGCCAGATTGCCCTGGCTGAATCCAGGCACGTGAGCCTAGACGTCGCAGAGGGTGTTACAACCCTCGCCGGAGTTACACTTGGCTCGCTCTTTTCAGCATACTATGACCTCGCTGCAACGATAATAATTCTCGGAATGGTCTCATACTTCATCTATGAGACGCTCCAGGATCTCAGATCCCAGATTATAGACACTAGTCCACCTTCAGAGGTGCTCGACGCGATCAGAGAGGAAGCAATGAGGATTCATGGAGTAAAGGGGGTGCACGCTCTGAGAGCTAGGGTCGTAGGGGAAAGGATCTACGCTGACCTTCACCTGGAGGTGGATCCACACCTCAGCGTCGAGGAGGCCCACCGCTTGTGCGACGAGCTTGAGAAGAGTATAGAGAGGCGTTTTGAAGGAAGAGTCGACCTAACCATTCACGTTGAGCCGGCTCCAAGCCATGGCTGA
- a CDS encoding ABC transporter ATP-binding protein yields MGMVELEGVTKSYGKNRVLEEISLSAEKNEFLVVLGASGEGKSTILNIISGVVRPDKGRVIIDGEVVDDSGKTYIPPEKRDIGYVFQNYALYPHMTAFDNIAFPLRMRKLPENEVKKRVLEVAEMLRISHVLDHKPSQLSGGQQQRVAVARAIVKEPKLLLMDEPFSNIDPALRASVRWELKVLVKKVGITTIMATHDQEEAMSLADRVALLRKGRFIQYDAPEKIYEHPVNAYVAEFIGGMNVLPLNDRLAGIIQEQLGVKVSTGEKLFGFRPEHTAISDTRGIPVRVLGGEFRGEKWVYVVDLGLDRPAKIFSQSRIQADTTIRILPRRLYFFGEDESTTRIEEIV; encoded by the coding sequence ATGGGAATGGTTGAACTTGAAGGAGTAACAAAAAGCTATGGTAAAAACAGGGTCTTAGAAGAGATAAGCCTGAGCGCTGAGAAAAACGAGTTCCTTGTAGTTCTTGGGGCAAGCGGAGAGGGAAAAAGCACAATCCTGAACATAATATCTGGCGTCGTTAGGCCAGACAAGGGCAGAGTCATCATAGACGGAGAGGTTGTAGACGACTCAGGTAAAACGTACATCCCTCCCGAGAAGAGGGATATTGGATACGTCTTCCAAAACTACGCGCTTTACCCACACATGACGGCTTTCGACAATATAGCATTCCCGCTTCGCATGCGGAAGCTTCCGGAGAATGAGGTCAAGAAGAGGGTATTGGAGGTTGCAGAAATGCTCAGGATAAGTCACGTGCTCGACCACAAGCCTTCACAGCTTTCTGGTGGACAGCAACAACGTGTAGCTGTTGCGAGGGCTATTGTAAAGGAGCCGAAGCTCCTACTCATGGACGAGCCTTTCAGCAACATCGATCCTGCTCTGAGAGCCAGCGTGAGGTGGGAGCTAAAGGTTCTCGTCAAGAAGGTAGGGATTACGACTATAATGGCTACACACGACCAGGAGGAGGCAATGTCCCTAGCGGATCGCGTAGCACTCCTAAGAAAGGGTAGGTTCATCCAGTACGATGCTCCTGAGAAGATATACGAGCACCCTGTAAACGCCTATGTGGCGGAATTCATAGGCGGCATGAACGTCCTACCGCTAAACGACAGGCTGGCCGGCATCATTCAGGAACAGCTAGGGGTTAAGGTTTCCACGGGAGAAAAGCTTTTCGGGTTCCGGCCCGAACACACTGCCATCTCTGACACAAGGGGGATCCCCGTCAGGGTGTTGGGCGGAGAGTTCAGGGGGGAGAAATGGGTCTATGTCGTGGATCTAGGATTAGATAGGCCTGCAAAGATATTCTCACAGTCCAGGATTCAGGCCGACACAACTATAAGGATACTTCCCAGGAGGCTTTACTTCTTCGGCGAGGATGAGAGTACTACCAGGATAGAGGAGATCGTTTAG
- a CDS encoding carbohydrate ABC transporter permease, which produces MASVNDLILVVLLLSVIVPLGALVLISFLPPGEYTIPPQHPTLSNYAYVIEKLGFQQNMFNTFVFITLAVIISLVLAIPTSYAIARLPIRYEVWAATVALVILAKSVPPGSLLVPIYDWLWRLKLTNTPLGVALSYQVYTLPYTIWLLTSFFLDLPREIEVAARLDGAGSFDRLRHIILPVSIPGIISVVIMNYLNLWNEYMYSSVMVSSSRLQTAAVVLGQMVTSEYVVEWGIMAAANILSIIPALLFVTFVQKNISKAITGGIKG; this is translated from the coding sequence ATGGCGTCGGTGAACGACCTCATCTTGGTAGTACTCCTGTTATCCGTCATAGTGCCTTTAGGCGCTCTCGTCCTCATAAGCTTCCTTCCACCAGGTGAATACACGATACCGCCCCAGCACCCAACGCTATCGAATTACGCCTACGTTATAGAGAAGCTGGGATTTCAGCAAAACATGTTTAACACGTTTGTGTTCATCACTCTAGCTGTTATAATCTCCCTTGTCCTGGCTATCCCGACATCTTATGCGATAGCGAGGCTACCCATAAGGTATGAGGTCTGGGCTGCAACAGTCGCGCTAGTGATCCTTGCAAAATCCGTGCCCCCGGGTAGCCTCCTCGTCCCAATATACGACTGGCTCTGGAGGCTCAAGCTCACCAACACGCCCCTAGGCGTAGCCCTCAGCTACCAGGTCTACACGCTCCCCTACACTATTTGGCTTTTAACATCGTTTTTCCTGGATTTGCCTCGGGAAATAGAGGTTGCCGCGCGCCTCGACGGGGCCGGCAGTTTCGACCGTCTGAGGCATATTATTCTCCCGGTCTCCATCCCGGGGATCATATCGGTGGTGATTATGAATTACCTGAACTTGTGGAATGAATACATGTATTCGAGCGTCATGGTCTCAAGCAGCAGGCTTCAAACCGCGGCCGTGGTGCTCGGACAGATGGTGACCAGCGAGTATGTTGTCGAGTGGGGTATCATGGCGGCCGCAAACATACTCAGCATCATACCAGCCTTGCTGTTTGTAACCTTTGTTCAAAAGAACATTTCAAAGGCTATAACGGGTGGTATTAAGGGGTAA
- a CDS encoding carbohydrate ABC transporter permease: MSKKTGIRNEIFLLPGLLGLMVFIFAISYSVYMSFYRYKLGFTEPTYVGLKNFVDLLTNDVIFRTAIVNTLYFVVVATTLEILYGILLAVLLYWSKYRYLFLPFLLVPMLLPAVNVVVLWRFMFHPEYGLVNMFLKTFGFAPIDPLNDPTWAMPTIILMDMWQMTPFVMIIILAGLSTVPNEIITAARIDGASKLSMTLKILLPLTKNIIMAVVLLRLIDAFRIFAKVQLLTRGGPGIATETLELQIYNRGVRGLEIGLGSSMSVIFILLAMTVIVPYMIMVIKGWRR, from the coding sequence ATGAGTAAGAAGACTGGCATACGAAACGAGATTTTTTTGCTTCCTGGACTTCTCGGCTTAATGGTCTTCATCTTCGCGATAAGCTACTCTGTCTACATGTCGTTCTACAGGTACAAGCTGGGATTCACTGAGCCCACCTATGTCGGTCTGAAAAATTTTGTCGACCTTCTCACCAATGACGTGATCTTTAGGACCGCCATCGTAAACACGTTGTACTTCGTAGTAGTGGCGACGACCCTAGAGATACTCTACGGCATTCTTCTAGCCGTCCTTCTCTACTGGAGCAAGTACCGGTATCTCTTCCTACCGTTCCTCTTAGTCCCCATGCTGCTTCCCGCGGTGAACGTTGTAGTCCTATGGAGATTCATGTTTCACCCGGAGTATGGGCTCGTCAACATGTTCTTGAAAACCTTTGGTTTCGCGCCTATAGACCCGCTCAACGATCCCACGTGGGCCATGCCAACAATAATACTGATGGATATGTGGCAGATGACTCCCTTCGTTATGATAATAATACTGGCCGGTTTGTCAACTGTCCCGAACGAGATCATTACAGCTGCACGTATAGACGGGGCGAGCAAGCTGAGCATGACTCTAAAGATACTTCTTCCACTTACAAAGAACATTATAATGGCTGTCGTACTCCTTCGCCTCATAGACGCCTTCAGGATATTCGCTAAGGTACAGCTCTTAACGCGGGGTGGGCCAGGGATAGCCACGGAAACCTTGGAGCTTCAAATCTATAACCGTGGTGTGAGAGGCCTAGAGATAGGCTTGGGCTCCTCCATGTCTGTTATATTCATCTTGCTAGCCATGACTGTTATTGTCCCGTACATGATTATGGTGATAAAAGGATGGCGTCGGTGA